A single genomic interval of Ramlibacter sp. harbors:
- a CDS encoding GNAT family N-acetyltransferase yields MNELPNPTLPLSPVSLPRGSLHRRDRQVVPEAGRSGISVSWAQHQDEVRQAQRLRHLVFAQEMGARLNSPLAGHDIDLFDDYCEHLLVRDIETLEVIGTYRVLTPAQARRVGSTYSDTEFDLTRLRALRERMVELGRSCVHPDHRHGGVILALWGALAEFMVRNQLDTMIGCASIPMLHNGVVSGDFAASIWHQVRQTHLAPIEYHVRPRLALPVEVLDGSLDIEAPALIRGYLRLGAKVLGPPAWDPDFNTADLPMLMRIADLPPRYRKHFLGGQ; encoded by the coding sequence ATGAACGAACTGCCCAACCCCACGCTGCCGCTGTCGCCCGTGTCCTTGCCCAGGGGGTCACTTCACCGCCGCGATCGTCAAGTCGTCCCTGAAGCTGGGCGCAGCGGTATTTCGGTTTCGTGGGCGCAGCACCAGGACGAAGTCCGCCAGGCGCAGCGCCTGAGGCACCTGGTTTTCGCCCAGGAAATGGGTGCGCGGCTGAACAGCCCGCTGGCCGGCCACGACATTGACCTGTTTGACGACTATTGCGAGCACCTGCTGGTGCGTGACATCGAGACGCTGGAAGTGATCGGCACCTACCGCGTGCTCACGCCCGCGCAGGCCCGCCGCGTGGGCAGCACCTACAGCGACACCGAGTTTGACCTGACCCGCCTGCGCGCGCTGCGCGAGCGCATGGTGGAACTGGGCCGCAGCTGCGTGCACCCTGACCACCGTCACGGCGGCGTGATCCTGGCGCTGTGGGGCGCGCTGGCCGAGTTCATGGTGCGCAACCAGCTGGACACCATGATCGGCTGCGCCAGCATCCCCATGCTGCACAACGGCGTGGTCAGTGGCGACTTTGCCGCCAGCATCTGGCACCAGGTGCGCCAGACCCATCTGGCGCCCATCGAATACCACGTGCGGCCGCGGCTGGCGCTGCCAGTGGAGGTGCTGGACGGTTCGCTCGACATCGAAGCCCCGGCCCTGATCCGCGGCTACCTGCGCCTGGGCGCCAAGGTGCTGGGCCCGCCGGCCTGGGACCCGGACTTCAACACCGCCGACCTGCCCATGCTGATGCGCATTGCCGACCTGCCGCCGCGCTACCGCAAGCATTTCCTGGGGGGGCAATGA